The following nucleotide sequence is from Bacteroidota bacterium.
TTATTATTTGTTTATCGTCAAAGGGGTGTTTCACACCCGCGATCTCCTGGTATTTTTCATGTCCTTTCCCGGCAACCAGGATGATATCGTTGGGTTTTGCCAGGGAGCATGCCGTTTTAATAGCCTCCTTCCGGTTGGTTATTGCCAGGGCAAAGCGTATTCTTGTAGGGTCAATGCCTTTCTGCATTTCAGCGATGATGGTATCCGGATCTTCCGACCGGGGGTTGTCGGAGGTGAGGATGACCCGGTTGCTTTTTGTAGCGGCGATGCCGGCCATCAGGGGCCGTTTTTCCCTGTCACGGTCACCACCGGCACCGACCACGGTTATAAGCTGCTCATTGCCGGTCCTCATCTGGTTAATAGCATCCAGGATGTTCTCAAGAGCATCGGGCGAATGTGCATAATCAACAATGGCAATCACATTGTTTTCTGAGACCAGGGTGTTGAACCGGCCTTCAGCAGGTTCCAGCTCGCTCAGCCGGAGGATGACCTCTTCTTCATCAAGATTAAGCAACGAAGCACAGGCAAATACGGCGACTATATTGCTTGCGTTGTAATGGCCTGTGAGCTTTACCCAAACTTCCCTATCTTGCACCATTAAAAGAGAACCGTGAAAATGTGATTCCAGGATGCGCCCCCGGAAATCATAATATCCTTTTATACCATAATATAATTTACGTGCTTTCGTGTTTTGCAGCATAACCTGTCCGTTCCGGTCGTCACCATTGCTTAATGCAAAAGCGTGTACAGGCAGGTAATCGAAGAATTTCTTCTTAGTCTCCAGGTATGCTTTGAATGTCTTATGGTAATCAAGGTGATCGTGGGTCAGGTTTGTAAAAATACCTCCTGCGAAATTTAAACCTGCAATGCGATGCTGATCAATGGCATGGGAACTGACTTCCATGAAAGCATACTCACATCCTTCGTCTACCGCTTTCCTCAGAAACTTATTCAGTGCCAGAGGGTCTGGAGTGGTGTGGGTGGCACCGAAGACATTTTCGTTGATGAGGTTGTTAATGGTGGATAGCTTTGCGCATCCATAGCCGGATAAACGGAACAACTTGTGAAGCAGGGTAACAATGGTTGTTTTGCCATTGGTTCCGGTAA
It contains:
- a CDS encoding UDP-N-acetylmuramoyl-L-alanyl-D-glutamate--2,6-diaminopimelate ligase; the protein is MTRTLMEILFGVSIEEVIGTTVIPVAGLSFDSRKVNRDEAFVAVKGSLSDGHRFIDQAIDRGAKSIICEDIPANIQSGITYVKVANSQKALGIMAANYYHNPSHSLKLVGVTGTNGKTTIVTLLHKLFRLSGYGCAKLSTINNLINENVFGATHTTPDPLALNKFLRKAVDEGCEYAFMEVSSHAIDQHRIAGLNFAGGIFTNLTHDHLDYHKTFKAYLETKKKFFDYLPVHAFALSNGDDRNGQVMLQNTKARKLYYGIKGYYDFRGRILESHFHGSLLMVQDREVWVKLTGHYNASNIVAVFACASLLNLDEEEVILRLSELEPAEGRFNTLVSENNVIAIVDYAHSPDALENILDAINQMRTGNEQLITVVGAGGDRDREKRPLMAGIAATKSNRVILTSDNPRSEDPDTIIAEMQKGIDPTRIRFALAITNRKEAIKTACSLAKPNDIILVAGKGHEKYQEIAGVKHPFDDKQIIMEFLEIKM